CTGTTTGTATAAGGTGATGAGGAAAAataaggaagagagagagaagaaaaattggatTCCTAGAGGAAGTTCAGGCTGGCCTCTTCTTGGCGAAACTCTCGACTTCATAGCTTGTGGTTACTCTTCTCGCCCTGTCAGCTTCATGGAGAAACGGGCGGCCCTGTAAGCCTTCTTCTTGCTTCCATAATTTTCGCATAATTTACCATGATCTTCTTTTCTTGTGACTTAATTATCATTTTCTTCTAGAGTAAGctattctttttgcttttttgtaTATTATTGGCACATGCAGTGTGgttgaaattgttaaaaattcgTTTTGAAGAGGATTCTTTACAATCTCCGATGATTTGCTGGAAAGGGCAACAGTTCCAAGCAAGACTTTAAGTTTTGTATTACAAGTTTCATCATTCATGTGGTTTTTTTACTTTGGATATGTGCAGtttaagaaaatttttacaTCTAGATCTTTGGGAAATAAGAATCCATTAATTTCGACTTGTGGTTGAGTATTTAGACCGCTCACTCAAAAATTTTCTAACACCTGACGGTACTATGtgaaaaaaaacaaatattCCTTCTAGTctagttgtgtttggattgtatttttcatgattttttcgtggaaaaattactgttatgatttgatgtatataagaaaaaaaagataaaaaagaaatatgatcaCGAAAACGATGTAATTTTTTGAGAGAAAACAGCAATCCAAGCAAGGCTTCCTAACAGAACTTTTATGttatgtgatatatatatatatatatatatatttttttttttttttcagttttgtgcAATCAATGAAACTGATCGTAATGAAAAGATGTCCAATTACTTCAGAGTTAAAATGCGGaatttacaaattttttttttggtaatttaaaattgtctttaaaattttttaaaaggtTAGGCCAGCAGGTAACTTAAGTAACGTACTATTTGATTTGCGATAGCCCTTCAATTctagaaagagaaaaggaaacgaAGTAAGAAGACAATCACCAGATTTGTATGGTACCTAATAATATGTTAGAGGGGAGGTCTTGTTTTGTTACTTTCATAAACGAAACTACTACTGCTACTTTGCAGGACCATTTGAAGTAATAGACTAGTTCTTTTAGGCTGTTGGATTGGATATagcacttgtttttttttttttttttaaaaaaaaatgcagtggAATGTAGTGGATTTGCACAATTAAcgaaagaaaatcaaaaaagaaaaaacatgttattgttttttttttgttggtggTGCGGTGCCATTCTGGATCAGGACCCTGTCAATTAATCCAAGtaggaaataaaaatgaaatatgtATATATCCTTTACTTTCCATCTGTATGTGCCTAAAATAATTCGGCGGATATATGGTAATAACAGCAGGTAAATTAGAAAATAGTAGAAATAAAGTCAGTAGTGACTCGGAAACGTCAAAAGATCCTTTACCTTCTTGTTTCCTACTCACCTTTATGTATGTGTATGTGTATGTGGATGTGTATAGTAATTGTCTTATTATCGCATGATTAGCACGAGAAGACACAGAGTGCGTGCTTTTACGAGTctcaaattgataaaatggctTCATCCATCATTGCTAGTTGTTGGCGTGGTAAAGTTACTTGTTTGTGATACTATGAAATTTTCTCTAAgctttatgttttttttttttttggatttattattaataatttGCCGACAATTGCTTTTCCAGAAGATTGTGATACggatggagttttttttttttttttaaaaaaaatatatatatatatgtatgtgtattGCAAGTGACTATACGGTTGGCTGGCTTGCGTTGATGGATGATCGATCATATCCATTGATGTTGCATAGGTTCCACACAGAACCCATATTCACGTGTGTGTTCATTGTCATACGTTTGTAGCATTACGATATATCTATCACTCCAGCCTTTTCTATAATTGATGGATGATACAGCTGCTAAAACATTAACATTCATGCCCTCTCTCCGATAAGACACAAAAAACCCCACAGCTCGTTCTTAGGTCATCCAATcgaagatatatatatatatatagtccaTCCAATATTGAGGCCTTTGTTTAGCGAAtcatcaattctttttttttttttttgtctctctatctctctctctctctctctctatatatatatagatagatatatatatatatatacattgttGGAGTTCTTTTACAAATTAACCAAGAAATCACATGTATATTTTGTTAGAATTCTTGTATAAATAGTCCTCTTTTGACGAAGGGGCTCCATAATCTTTAATGCGAAAGTAGAGGGTTATATTGCCTGTACCATTGTTAGGAATAATCTCCCTTTGTCCATTTACCTTGACTAATCATCGTTGCATCGCTATCAGACTGCGCGTGTCTTGCAATTTGAGGAAATTGTCTGAAACGAAGGGTAAATTGGATTAAGACATCTGCCCATCGACTGTaaggaattttttattttttatttttggctgGAGTGGAGTCACGCTACCCTGACTGAGGAGGTTTTTGGCTTCATTTCATGAACTGCAGAAGGAGAGAGTGATACGAGTAGCGAAGAGCTTGACGTTAAATTGTACACGTACTGGTTGTGGCAGATTTGACTGCTGAAATTAATAGTGCTTGGGTGTGATgtggaattttcttttttttaaaaaaataattactataacgaTTTTTTGTCATACACAGAatgtaaataaaataatttttttcaaaaaaaataacgTATTCGTGatagaaaccaaaaaaaaaaatataaatataaatatgacTTATGCAAACACGTACACCGGTGTGACCAGGTACGGGAAGGTGTTCAGAACACATATCTTAGGCAAAGCCATAATCGTGTCAACAGACCCGGAGGTGAACAAGGTTGTTCTGCAGAATCAAGGGAACGCTTTCATTCCTCATTATCCAAAATCCATCTCCGAACTGCTGGGCAAGTATTCAATATTGCACATTAATGGACCTCTGCAGAAAAGGCTGCATGCGCTCATCGGAGGCTTCCTGAGGTCACCCCAGTTCAAGGCTCAAGTCACTCGAGACATAGAAGAATCCGTTCGACATGTCTTCTCAACCTGGATGCAAAAACAGGACCGACGAATTTACCTCCAAGAAGAAAGCAGGAAGGTAGGTATCTATTattattgtcttttttttttttttggtttgaatCCTCGCCACAAAGACAGAGGTACCTGTTTCTTTAAACAATTATTGTACTTGAGGACGATTAAATAAAACCATGGTTAATGTTTCAGATTGCATTTGAAGtcatggtaaaaactttgatgagcgtCGGCCGGGGTGAAGATTTGAATTTGTTGAGAACGGAATTTGAAGAATACTGCAAAGGCTTGATTTCTTTGCCCGTTAAACTTCCTGGAACGAGGTTGTACAAATCTTTGAAGGTACAAACGCATCCTATATATGCAATTGCAATTGCAATTGCAATTGCATGCATGCATCCATCCATCTAATTAATATTTCCAACGGTTTAATTATTTACGTTGGAAATATATAACGCAACGCAGTATATTTGACCAttcatagattttttttttttttataaaaaaaattggttgCTGAATTTGAAGTTAGTCATTGGTAGGGTTTGCACGTGAATATTATTAGGGTCCATGCAGGCTAAAGACAGGATGTTGAAGGTGGTTAGAAGCATAATACGGCAAAGAAAGATGGCTGCTTTGGAAGAAAAACAAGGAATGAATGGGCTGCTGAATGACGTAATTGATGTATTATTGCGCGACACGTTTGAATCATCAGCAGCAGAGGAGGCTCAGCCACGGCTGCCGTTGGATTCGATAGGTGAGAACGTCATAGAGTTGATGATTCCCGGTGAAGAGACTGTTCCGACGGCTTTGACGCTAGCAGTCAAGTTCTTGAGTGACAGCCCCGTCGTGCTAGCCCGATTGCTGGTATGTACCAGTACtagattttttcttctttgtacCGTGGCTGGCGCTAGCTTGGATTTTACGATTGTTTTTTCAATCGACGGATAGGAGGATGAGGTTCTGGGTAATCCTACGGCTGGGATCAACTAGATCCACGAGCTTCCAGTGGGCCATTGGATGTCAACTTCACTTTATGATTGTCGTACTCGATTGACTTTCAAATGTCATTTTCAATCAGACACACGAGCGCCCCCCACACGTGGGGAAATGCTCGTCGGCCCCACCATGGTCTGTTTGGACTTATTCTAGCCGTACGATTTGGATTGAACGGCTGTCAGCCGGTGGACCAATCTTACAACTACGTACcttctttggattttttttgtcctttagaaaaattcttAAACCATTTTTTGTGAGCacaatttgtaattatttttttaccttatatattttttaaaacactaaggcctaagctcctttttttttccttactaTTTTATACTATTATTTTTGTCCGTCAAgtagtgacttttttttttccaaaaaaaatggtgGCTTTTTTCACtagctattttttcttttttctttttttttttggaggggaggcttctttctttctttttcggtGTCAGCCTTCTTTTGGTCGGTGTCAGCCTTCTTTCGGTCTAGGTACTACTACAAATTTCTTTCAagatttccttctttctttccgGGTACTACTGCAAGTTTCTTACAACTAATATGTTTGGGTagcgaattttttcaaaaaatgtttCACtcgtattataaatatattttttaatttatttttttatattattaatcattttttattttaaatgtaTCACATCACATTATAAAAAATGCTATAATAATTAATCAAAATAATTATTAGGAAAAACACTACTCTTATCAAACAAATTAAGCCTCCCTTCCAAATTTAAGTAGTGTGTGCTTCTTGTAAGTTGTAACCTCTTATCACTTGGGCAGGAGGAGAACATGGAACTGAAGCGGCAAAAGGCTAAGTCGGGTGATGAATATTATTGGACTGATTATGTCTCGCTCCCATTTACCCAGAATGTAAGTTGCTGAGTCGCTGTACCATGTAACCAATAGAGTCTAGACCCGCCAAAATGAAGAAAGGgaacattcttttttttttttttttaaagaattgcAATATTCAAGTATcttgttcttttcttcttttggtcaCTTCAGGTCATCAGTGAAACTCTGCGAATGGGCAATATCGTGAATGCAGTTTGGAGGGAAGCAGTAAAAGACGTGAAAATTAAAGGTATGTAGCTCTCTTTACTTTTATGGACGTGTCGTTTGCCAAAAGCAGGTTGTAcactaccctttttttttttttcccttcacaAATTCTCGTCAGGAAAATGCTAATTTAGGTTGTGGGGGTTCTTTTCCCAGGCCACTTGATACCAAGAGGATGGTGTGTCTTGACATCCTTCAGTTCACTTCACATGGACGAAGCAAACTATGAAAACCCCTATGAATTTAATCCCTGCAGATGGGAGGTATACGTGTCTTGTCCGATTATCTGTCTTGTTACCAGTTCAATGACTTCCTCTTTACAACTTTCAATTATCAATCAGAGCATCATTTTGATGTCGCCCGTGCAAAATGTCAACATGGAGACGAAACAAAAAGATTCTTTGGTCTGGATACCATTCTaatcaacatttttttttgggcattGGTTGGTAGAAAACAGGAGCTTCGGTTAACAGCAACACATTTACACCATTTGGTGGTGGCCAGAGGCTGTGTCCCGGTTTAGAACTGTCGAGGCTCGAAATTGCTATTTTCCTTCATCATCTTGTTACAACATACAGGTCATTTTCTTCgtcttctttctttcctttttattattattttttttaaaacttcctGTGACAAATAGATAGTTGAGACTTGAGAGAGTCACATGCGGATGCTACCCCTAAAACTTTTAGCAGTGGCACTATGGTTTCTTATTGCATTAGGTGGCTAAGGTGGTGACGGGTGAATACTGAAAGTAACGGCAGCTAACACGATCTTTCATTTTCTCCCTTGCAGATGGGTGGCCGAAGATGATGACATTACCTATTTTCCATTCGTCAGACTGAAACGGAAGCTGCCGATCACCATCACACCCCTAGTAAGCGCATAATGAAAGAGAGATCAAATgatgaaagaaaggaaaaaaaaaaaaaaaagacggtTGGATAACCATAAACCTAAGGCAAGGGTCATCCCCCGCAACCACAGGCCTTACAAGATGAGACTATATCAATTATTACTACCTGTAGCACATCTCCCCGAGATTTTAAGCGTTTTGATCAATCTAAATTTTACTGCAATCCTAGAGCGTTGGAGTAATGATATTTATCTTCGTGACTTGTAAGACAAATGGCATATGACTTCTCTATTGTAAGTACATATCATTGAGTTTGTTCCGGGGTCACTGTCTTTCTTTTGATTGAAGAAGGGTTTTCTTCTCCCTGGGCCCTGATAGAAAACTGATTAGTTAAGCCTGCAAGTGGAGTGGGGTTATGATTTCTGACCTTTATCATCAGAGCCATCATGGCATGAAAATCtatattttcttcttcttctttgataAGAATGGATGAAGGTGCATGGTGGTCCTCTACCACGTCCAACATGTGCTCTGCTGGTACATCGACAGTGTCTGGTAATCGAACGACGACAATCCTGcatctctcccttttttttttgggtgaaaaaagtctcttttttttttggtacaaaaaAGTTTAAATGAGTTCGATTCCAATTATCATCTTTGATCAGGATATGCCTTGAAATCATAAGTCGcttataaaaatttttacagaTCGTTTACCAACAGAATTCTCTTATTGATAGTAAAATACGAACACGCCCACGTTTCATCTTTT
The genomic region above belongs to Coffea arabica cultivar ET-39 chromosome 7c, Coffea Arabica ET-39 HiFi, whole genome shotgun sequence and contains:
- the LOC113698968 gene encoding 3-epi-6-deoxocathasterone 23-monooxygenase CYP90C1, producing the protein MTWVLIGIVVSVFCLYKVMRKNKEEREKKNWIPRGSSGWPLLGETLDFIACGYSSRPVSFMEKRAALYGKVFRTHILGKAIIVSTDPEVNKVVLQNQGNAFIPHYPKSISELLGKYSILHINGPLQKRLHALIGGFLRSPQFKAQVTRDIEESVRHVFSTWMQKQDRRIYLQEESRKIAFEVMVKTLMSVGRGEDLNLLRTEFEEYCKGLISLPVKLPGTRLYKSLKAKDRMLKVVRSIIRQRKMAALEEKQGMNGLLNDVIDVLLRDTFESSAAEEAQPRLPLDSIGENVIELMIPGEETVPTALTLAVKFLSDSPVVLARLLEENMELKRQKAKSGDEYYWTDYVSLPFTQNVISETLRMGNIVNAVWREAVKDVKIKGHLIPRGWCVLTSFSSLHMDEANYENPYEFNPCRWEKTGASVNSNTFTPFGGGQRLCPGLELSRLEIAIFLHHLVTTYRWVAEDDDITYFPFVRLKRKLPITITPLVSA